AACATTTTATTTTTGCTGGACCATGTGTACTAGAATCTAAGGAACTTGCGTGCAACTCAGCTACTATTATTGCCGAACAAGCTTGTAATACAGGACTCCTTGCTGTCTTTAAAAGCTCTTGGGATAAAGCAAATAGAACTTCTAACTCATCTTTTAGAGGTCCAACGTTTAAAGAGGGTATGGAATGGTTATATAGCGTCAAAAAAGAGACAGGATTACCTATTGTTACAGATATACATCTCCCAGAGCAAGCAGCTCTTGTCGCAGAAGTTGCTGATATTATACAAATCCCTGCATTCCTTTGTAGACAGACAGACTTATTAAAAGAAGCAGCATATACTGATTGCATTATTAATGTGAAAAAAGGCCAATTTCTTGCTCCATGGGATATGAAAGCTGTCCGTGATAAAATTTTTGCAACAGGTAACAAAAAATTACTCTTTACTGAACGTGGTACAACTTTTGGTTATAATAATCTTGTCGTAGACTTTAGATCTATTCCTATTATGAAGGAACTTGGAGTACCTGTTATCTTCGACGCAACACATTCAGTCCAACTTCCTGGAGGAAAAGGTGAATCTTCTGATGGCCAAAGACAATACGTGTCAACGCTTGCTTATGCTGCTGCAGCAACAGGTGTTAATGGAATTTTTCTTGAATGCCATCCAAATCCTGACAAAGCCTTATGTGATGGTCCCAACAGTTGGCCACTAAATCAACTGGGGACATTGCTTGCTCAGTTATCAGCTATATGGAGTGTTGT
The sequence above is drawn from the Lawsonia intracellularis PHE/MN1-00 genome and encodes:
- the kdsA gene encoding 3-deoxy-8-phosphooctulonate synthase, producing the protein MTTDDLYHSLVSKHFIFAGPCVLESKELACNSATIIAEQACNTGLLAVFKSSWDKANRTSNSSFRGPTFKEGMEWLYSVKKETGLPIVTDIHLPEQAALVAEVADIIQIPAFLCRQTDLLKEAAYTDCIINVKKGQFLAPWDMKAVRDKIFATGNKKLLFTERGTTFGYNNLVVDFRSIPIMKELGVPVIFDATHSVQLPGGKGESSDGQRQYVSTLAYAAAATGVNGIFLECHPNPDKALCDGPNSWPLNQLGTLLAQLSAIWSVVK